From Cyprinus carpio isolate SPL01 chromosome A7, ASM1834038v1, whole genome shotgun sequence, a single genomic window includes:
- the LOC109055764 gene encoding enhancer of filamentation 1-like, translating to MSLSTVLAKALFDNAAESPEELAFRKGDILMVLDQEQDGGPGWWLCSLHGRQGIAPANRLRLLRTAQTLASSTGTDTLRAPSVDSAHLSTSQQGRVNGLSTEDSDGVYLSPPSLAEGVYQSPGAGPAPARSGEVHHLDGGRPRSHSSSGTRPCPDWGDVGVAGRPRSPSLRGRGGESGTLYQTPTSPAPVTAQHRSQGALASDSVYLTPSAVPRSAAETAGEARYLSPRHAGASSSDGCYLVPRAAVAAMTSENLYQSPTSGAPVAGQCVSGMTSRLTDGIAPKSSPSSSISLSQNKTALDAPGMYQTPIPPGGTLSRTPQSDRKHPAGTVGVSGASTPGQNLKQTPPSARGSQKGTTSTPPVGRAKLAQGGLRESPLLTRAGKSGVPGSPNFGHKPPPPAPPVRSVTRKDLPQSNSVPTTKPVLQANPAPPQTNVLEKERQGNINGHMQVDEMKKNSEMVTKRESACSQDEKPGEEVYDTPPTNRWQHPVPTVPSEEDDGIYNTPRAVPLHTDQASEIYDVPSLALNPSSDHQQQTYSISGSAAVAGDAEDEDVYSVPSLPGLPLEASEMLGLTAETAGNGRTYSISSTRKQDLTSEDVSEPDGGIYDMPALTLEIPTCRLSVSSTGSGDIQWKASLSALVQSALTSASVTTTPSRDLASALAEILSVWKAGHVGDIPPVLQQAWSRLSDLLPALSVCGTAPPADGLLTMVRCALEDSVSLLQSQVRPRLPSQESLSRRPLPALPVAEVKPIAGDMGSRKSSWIQERPLPPPPPAAFPLPPTSVSLAPTVGRMEDEEQGNEYAGIGLTPTPLPSYPVGDSVGYVKLQGKPEPLPDTHTEHSSSQLITKADNKLSPSPPVSLSLEDSELLSFYSNQSLSHLSCLADAIDSLFTSVQGNQPPRVFVSRGKSLIVTAHKLVFIGDTLARLLSSSDLRAKVTTSSGRLCQALKAVVMATKGAAQNYPSVPATQEMVDKVADLSQHAAGFSGLLQRLAEIS from the exons TCAGACTCTGGCTTCAAGCACAGGTACCGATACCCTACGAGCTCCTAGCGTGGACTCGGCCCATCTATCAACTAGCCAGCAGGGCAGGGTAAATGGACTGAGCACTGAAGATTCAGATGGGGTGTATCTCTCACCACCCAGCTTAGCTGAAGGGGTGTACCAGAGCCCTGGGGCTGGTCCTGCCCCTGCCAGGTCTGGAGAGGTACATCACCTCGATGGAGGAAGGCCACGATCGCATTCTAGTTCCGGAACCAGGCCTTGTCCAGATTGGGGTGATGTGGGTGTGGCAGGACGTCCCCGTTCACCCTCACTTAGAGGAAGGGGTGGCGAGTCAGGGACCCTCTACCAGACTCCCACTTCACCTGCTCCAGTGACAGCACAACACAGATCACAAGGTGCACTGGCGTCTGATTCAGTGTACCTGACTCCAAGTGCTGTTCCCAGGTCTGCTGCCGAAACAGCAGGGGAGGCTAGGTATTTAAGTCCACGACATGCAGGGGCCAGTAGTTCTGATGGATGCTACTTGGTGCCTAGAGCAGCTGTTGCTGCAATGACCAGTGAGAATTTATATCAGAGTCCTACAAGTGGTGCCCCAGTGGCAGGACAGTGTGTATCGGGAATGACTTCAAGACTTACGGATGGGATTGCACCCAAAAGCAGCCCATCTTCTTCTATTAGTCTTTCTCAGAATAAGACTGCTCTGGATGCCCCAGGGATGTACCAAACCCCAATCCCACCTGGGGGTACCTTATCAAGGACCCCTCAATCTGACCGCAAACACCCCGCTGGAACTGTAGGAGTGTCTGGAGCCTCAACACCAGGCCAGAATCTTAAGCAAACACCTCCCTCTGCCCGAGGATCCCAAAAGGGTACTACTTCAACTCCTCCTGTTGGTCGAGCAAAACTGGCCCAGGGTGGCCTGAGAGAATCCCCTCTACTTACAAGGGCGGGAAAGTCTGGGGTACCAGGGTCCCCAAACTTTGGCCACAAACCCCCTCCGCCAGCACCTCCTGTTAGAAGTGTGACCAGGAAAGATTTACCTCAGTCTAACTCGGTTCCCACCACCAAACCTGTTCTCCAGGCCAACCCTGCACCCCCACAGACAAACGTactggagaaagagagacagggaAATATAAATGGACACATGCAAGTGGATGAGATGAAGAAGAACAGTGAAATGGTGACCAAGAGGGAGAGTGCATGTTCTCAGGATGAGAAACCTGGTGAGGAG GTATATGATACACCTCCCACAAATAGGTGGCAGCATCCAGTTCCTACAGTGCCTTCTGAAGAGGATGATGGGATCTATAACACCCCTCGTGCTGTACCCCTACACACTGACCAGGCCTCAGAG ATTTATGATGTTCCCTCTCTGGCCCTGAATCCCTCCTCTGACCATCAGCAGCAAACCTACAGTATTTCAGGATCGGCTGCTGTGGCTGGAGATGCGGAGGATGAGGATGTGTACAGTGTTCCCAGTCTTCCTGGTTTACCCTTGGAGGCAAGCGAGATGCTGGGATTAACTGCAGAAACTGCTGGAAACGGACGTACCTATTCGATTTCCAGTACTAGAAAGCAAGACTTAACCTCTGAAGATGTGTCAGAACCTGATGGAGGCATCTATGACATGCCTGCCCTCACTCTAGAAATCCCGACATGCCGTTTATCTGTGTCAAGCACTGGCTCTGGGGACATCCAGTGGAAAGCGTCTCTCTCTGCTCTTGTCCAATCAGCCCTGACCTCTGCCTCTGTCACCACCACCCCATCCCGAGACCTCGCCTCCGCATTGGCTGAGATCCTTTCTGTCTGGAAGGCTGGGCATGTTGGTGATATTCCTCCAGTTCTCCAGCAGGCATGGTCCCGTCTCTCCGACCTCCTTCCTGCACTTTCGGTGTGTGGCACTGCCCCTCCAGCCGACGGTCTGCTCACGATGGTCCGCTGTGCCCTTGAAGACTCCGTTTCCCTTTTACAGAGTCAAGTGCGACCTCGTTTACCTTCCCAGGAGTCTTTGTCCCGGAGACCTCTACCTGCTTTGCCGGTGGCAGAGGTCAAACCGATCGCAGGGGACATGGGATCACGGAAGAGCAGCTGGATCCAGGAACGACCGCTGCCGCCTCCACCACCCGCAGCCTTCCCTTTGCCCCCGACATCAGTTTCTTTAGCCCCCACTGTGGGAAGAATGGAGGATGAGGAACAAGGGAATGAGTATGCAGGAATCGGCCTGACTCCTACACCACTGCCTTCATACCCTGTAGGTGATAGTGTGGGATACGTCAAACTGCAGG GGAAGCCAGAGCCTCTACCAGACACCCATACAGAGCACAGTTCTTCACAGCTTATTACCAAAGCTGACAATAAA CTGAGTCCTTCACCCCCAGTCTCTCTGTCTCTGGAAGATTCAGAGCTGCTCTCCTTCTACTCCAACCAAAGTCTCTCTCATCTTTCTTGCCTGGCCGATGCCATCGATTCCCTGTTCACAAGTGTCCAAGGGAACCAACCACCCCGAGTCTTCGTTTCCAGGGGGAAAAGCCTTATTGTGACTGCGCACAAACTTGTCTTTATTGGGGATACACTTGCAAGGCTTCTCAGCTCTTCAGACCTCAGAGCAAAG GTCACCACCTCCAGTGGACGCCTCTGCCAAGCTCTGAAGgctgttgtcatggcaactaAGGGTGCAGCCCAGAATTATCCTTCAGTCCCTGCTACGCAAGAAATGGTGGACAAAGTAGCCGATCTATCCCAGCATGCAGCTGGTTTCTCTGGGCTTTTGCAGCGATTAGCTGAGATATCTTGA
- the LOC109064676 gene encoding apoptotic chromatin condensation inducer in the nucleus-like isoform X2 translates to MAELEDVTLDGKPLHSLRVADLKAALEQRGLAKSGQKNALIKRLKGALMLENLQRTSTQHIGLQPNSQIGEEMSQNSFIKQYLAKQQELLRQRLEREAREATEADETQSPAGPEKDEHTSTKDGTSFLPEKAGGGGLPQDPGLLGSHRLDTGPVPVSQESADTKAGRIWHPSFPPGHEEVATPSPPRAVASLSVRVVGQPERQGLPLMMPRSQEREGTAPVEAGPAHSVLQLSRSARAAACAQVDSDDSDEDDDDSDDDNEWGPTSRVKKSIQTPPVHTPPAAAPQRSRRKLQPPQHIPPQPQPVHQPPLQLRQPTPPPSPPPELSFPLPDTPKQSPHDQDEPAGPAEGAAPGEGMVSPPSLKRQESSSSSRSSSPEPPSTRRPGPLSLLVRKMESEGMFDGAQKVEMEGEGEMEVEKQEDGEAKVQDSAKQLLGPEGSVSAPTIPPAQQDAQDSELEERRDEKKSEENEKVDEISAPFHLTSPTTFPPRSPHIFSEVPPPDSLTSSSKPEQASVLASGLKCSEDIAMETEASTTTSESKKHEEDKEVKVLEKKPPKPAEESGKALKSPHSISKEGKIDETKDRSRREKVSQRCSSTPSQSSSSDSDSESSSSRSSSCPSQDKSSPPSKQKDEEENRREDVQEKEKAQSSREVKQEALSEPAGQVAMELEGRSHSESAMQQSDQQGADTSNTRPEESSAVKSFAARKISLSSKTEIASSEAEPVGGASRKRRWGSSTAVTAKKPSISITTESLKTLIPDIKPLQEVVVELHPDEGRLSGDEDSSRPREREEPEEDQGLKIRRTVTQIVPSDGHENGQKEMEEEDEEEQKWTKGETEKQRKQESSPDASMEIQDGESKKVTPSDSLVRRSISQQKSGVSITIDDPIRTGRQLSPPRGKTSNIIHVYNLVRPFTLGQLKELLNRTGKLVEEGFWIDKIKSHCYVTYSTVEEAVATREALHGVKWPTSNPKVLRVDFCEQDELDFHKGLVSSERAVEGHDPHASGTSARPAAHHPLPPANHEKEKEREREREGGALAVRDQWAERERAMERRERTRSEREWDRDKVKDFGKEDKDRTRRSRSRERRRRERGKSKEKRTEKKDKPEEPPVKLLDDLFHKTKAAPCIYWLPLTDEQATQRALERAERIKEREKRRKELQEEEDKKQEERKERAKGRDREGGNAGVVRCSTEGERDRGKERERERGREAEKRRDGHRGHGSDSKTAGGSRRSQSRSNTSRDRRH, encoded by the exons ATGGCGGAGCTCGAGGATGTTACGTTGGACGGCAAACCGCTTCATTCGCTCCGTGTAGCGGATTTAAAAGCCGCCCTGGAGCAGAGAGGGCTCGCCAAAAGTGGACAGAAAAATGCACTTATCAAACGGCTGAAAGGG GCTCTTATGTTGGAGAATCTCCAACGAACATCTACTCAACACATTGGTCTTCAGCCCAACTCTCAG ATCGGAGAGGAGATGAGTCAGAACAGCTTTATAAAGCAGTATCTGGCCAAACAGCAGGAGCTCCTCCGACAGAGACTGGAGAGAGAAGCCCGAGAGGCCACTGAGGCAGATG AGACACAGAGTCCTGCTGGCCCTGAGAAGGATGAACACACGTCAACCAAAGATGGCACTTCCTTTCTGCCAGAGAAA GCAGGTGGAGGAGGGTTGCCACAGGACCCTGGGTTACTGGGATCACATAGGTTGGATACAGGCCCTGTTCCAGTGTCTCAAGAGTCAGCTGACACTAAAGCTGGAAGGATATGGCATCCTTCTTTCCCTCCTGGTCATGAGGAGGTCGCAACACCCTCTCCTCCACGTGCAGTTGCCTCCTTGTCTGTGCGCGTGGTTGGACAACCTGAGCGTCAAGGCCTGCCCCTCATGATGCCCCGTTCCCAAGAGCGAGAGGGAACGGCCCCGGTCGAGGCAGGTCCTGCCCATTCAGTGTTGCAGCTCAGCCGTTCCGCGAGGGCCGCAGCTTGTGCTCAAGTTGATAGTGATGAcagtgatgaggatgatgatgacagTGATGACGATAATGAGTGGGGTCCTACCTCACGTGTAAAAAAGAGCATCCAGACTCCTCCTGTTCACACTCCACCAGCTGCAGCCCCCCAACGGTCCCGCCGAAAGCTTCAGCCACCACAGCACATCCCTCCCCAGCCTCAACCAGTCCACCAGCCGCCTCTGCAGCTCCGTCAACCTACTCCTCCCCCATCCCCACCTCCAGAGCTCTCTTTCCCACTCCCCGACACTCCCAAACAAAGCCCACATGACCAAGATGAGCCAGCGGGCCCAGCAGAAGGTGCTGCTCCAGGGGAAGGCATGGTCTCTCCTCCATCCCTCAAAAGACAGGAGTCCAGCTCCAGTTCTAGATCCAGCAGCCCAGAACCCCCATCCACACGCAGACCCGGACCACTTAGCCTGCTGGTCCGCAAAATGGAATCTGAGGGTATGTTTGATGGTGCACAGAAGGTAGAGATGGAGGGAGAAGGAGAGATGGAAGTTGAAAAGCAGGAAGATGGTGAAGCAAAAGTGCAAGACTCAGCTAAGCAGCTTCTCGGGCCGGAGGGGTCTGTGTCAGCACCCACAATACCCCCTGCTCAACAAGATGCTCAAGACTCTGAGttggaggagaggagagatgagAAAAAAAGTGAGGAAAATGAGAAAGTGGATGAAATTTCTGCACCATTCCATTTGACGTCACCCACCACTTTCCCACCTAGAAGTCCACACATTTTCTCAGAGGTTCCACCACCTGATTCACTTACGTCATCCTCTAAACCTGAGCAGGCGTCAGTTCTCGCATCAGGGCTGAAGTGCTCTGAAGATATTGCTATGGAGACAGAAGCCTCTACAACAACGTCTGAATCAAAAAAACACGAGGAAGACAAAGAAGTGAAAGTTCTAGAGAAAAAGCCACCTAAACCAGCAGAAGAAAGTGGAAAGGCCCTAAAATCTCCACACTCTATATCTAAAGAAGGAAAAATAGATGAAACAAAAGACCGTTCACGGAGAGAAAAAGTTAGTCAACGATGCTCATCAACGCCAAGCCAGTCATCATCATCTGACTCTGACTCAGAATCATCATCCTCTCGTTCTTCAAGCTGTCCTTCACAGGATAAATCCAGCCCACCCAGCAAACAGAAG GACGAGGAAGAGAACAGAAGAGAAGATgttcaagaaaaagaaaaggctcaatctTCAAG GGAGGTAAAGCAGGAAGCTCTCTCTGAGCCTGCAGGCCAAGTTGCTATGGAACTGGAGGGCCGCTCTCATTCAGAGAGTGCTATGCAGCAGTCTGACCAACAGGGGGCAGATACCAGCAACACCCGCCCAGAGGAG AGCTCCGCCGTAAAATCATTTGCTGCCCGCAAGATCTCCCTGAGTA GTAAAACGGAAATAGCGTCGTCTGAGGCAGAGCCAGTGGGTGGAGCCAGCAGGAAAAGAAGGTGGGGTTCTAGTACAGCAGTCACTGCCAAGAAGCCGTCAATCAGTATCACCACTGAATCGCTGAAG ACATTAATTCCAGACATCAAGCCCCTACAGGAGGTGGTGGTCGAACTGCACCCAGATGAGGGGCGTCTCTCTGGAGATGAGGACTCATCCAGGCCTCGTGAGCGAGAGGAACCAGAGGAGGATCAGGGCCTCAAGATCAGACGCACAGTGACACAG ATTGTTCCATCTGATGGACACGAGAATGGGCAGAAAGAaatggaggaggaggatgaagaagagCAGAAGTGGACTAaaggagagacagaaaaacaaaggAAGCAGGAGAGCTCCCCTGACGCTTCCATGGAAATACAGGACGGTGAGTCCAAGAAAG tcaCTCCCAGTGATTCTTTGGTGCGCCGCTCCATCAGTCAGCAGAAATCAGGCGTGTCCATAACTATTGATGATCCCATACGGACGGGTCGCCAGCTCTCTCCTCCTCGCGGAAAAACCTCCAACATAATACACGTCTACAACCTG GTGCGACCTTTCACCTTGGGGCAGTTGAAGGAGTTGTTAAATCGGACCGGTAAATTGGTGGAGGAGGGTTTCTGGATCGATAAGATCAAATCTCACTGCTATGTCACA TACTCCACTGTAGAGGAAGCTGTGGCCACTCGAGAAGCACTGCATGGTGTGAAATGGCCTACAAGTAATCCCAAAGTACTACGTGTGGATTTTTGCGAGCAGGATGAG TTGGACTTCCATAAAGGTCTCGTGTCCAGTGAGCGTGCAGTTGAAGGTCATGACCCTCACGCCTCAGGAACGTCAGCCCGCCCTGCCGCCCATCACCCACTTCCACCTGCAAATCACGAAAAAGAGAAggaacgagagagagagcgagaaggaGGAGCTTTAGCTGTGAGAGACCAGTGGGCAGAGAGGGAAAGAGcgatggagaggagagagaggactCGTTCTGAGCGGGAGTGGGACCGGGATAAAGTCAAGGACTTCGGCAAGGAAGACAAAGACAGAACAAGAAGGTCACGATCACGGGAGCGAAGACGCAGAGAGAGAGGCAAGAGCAAAGAAAAGAGAACAGAGAAGAAAG ATAAACCAGAAGAGCCTCCTGTAAAGCTTCTTGATGACCTGTTCCACAAAACTAAAGCAGCTCCCTGTATATACTGGTTACCCCTCACAGACGAACAG GCAACACAAAGAGCTCTAGAGCGTGCTGAGCGCATAAAGGAGCGAGAGAAGAGGAGGAAGGAACTCCAGGAGGAAGAGGACAAAAAACAAGAAGAACGGAAAGAGCGAGCAAAAGGTCGTGACAGAGAGGGTGGGAATGCAGGTGTTGTGAGATGTTCGACTGAGGGAGAGCGAGACCGagggaaggaaagagagagagaaaggggcaGAGAGGCAGAAAAGAGGAGAGATGGCCACAGAGGCCACGGTAGCGACTCCAAAACCGCAGGGGGGAGCAGACGCTCACAGAGCCGTAGCAACACCTCCAGAGACAGACGACACTGA
- the LOC109064676 gene encoding apoptotic chromatin condensation inducer in the nucleus-like isoform X1, whose product MAELEDVTLDGKPLHSLRVADLKAALEQRGLAKSGQKNALIKRLKGALMLENLQRTSTQHIGLQPNSQIGEEMSQNSFIKQYLAKQQELLRQRLEREAREATEADETQSPAGPEKDEHTSTKDGTSFLPEKHHIMHSHLSATQAGGGGLPQDPGLLGSHRLDTGPVPVSQESADTKAGRIWHPSFPPGHEEVATPSPPRAVASLSVRVVGQPERQGLPLMMPRSQEREGTAPVEAGPAHSVLQLSRSARAAACAQVDSDDSDEDDDDSDDDNEWGPTSRVKKSIQTPPVHTPPAAAPQRSRRKLQPPQHIPPQPQPVHQPPLQLRQPTPPPSPPPELSFPLPDTPKQSPHDQDEPAGPAEGAAPGEGMVSPPSLKRQESSSSSRSSSPEPPSTRRPGPLSLLVRKMESEGMFDGAQKVEMEGEGEMEVEKQEDGEAKVQDSAKQLLGPEGSVSAPTIPPAQQDAQDSELEERRDEKKSEENEKVDEISAPFHLTSPTTFPPRSPHIFSEVPPPDSLTSSSKPEQASVLASGLKCSEDIAMETEASTTTSESKKHEEDKEVKVLEKKPPKPAEESGKALKSPHSISKEGKIDETKDRSRREKVSQRCSSTPSQSSSSDSDSESSSSRSSSCPSQDKSSPPSKQKDEEENRREDVQEKEKAQSSREVKQEALSEPAGQVAMELEGRSHSESAMQQSDQQGADTSNTRPEESSAVKSFAARKISLSSKTEIASSEAEPVGGASRKRRWGSSTAVTAKKPSISITTESLKTLIPDIKPLQEVVVELHPDEGRLSGDEDSSRPREREEPEEDQGLKIRRTVTQIVPSDGHENGQKEMEEEDEEEQKWTKGETEKQRKQESSPDASMEIQDGESKKVTPSDSLVRRSISQQKSGVSITIDDPIRTGRQLSPPRGKTSNIIHVYNLVRPFTLGQLKELLNRTGKLVEEGFWIDKIKSHCYVTYSTVEEAVATREALHGVKWPTSNPKVLRVDFCEQDELDFHKGLVSSERAVEGHDPHASGTSARPAAHHPLPPANHEKEKEREREREGGALAVRDQWAERERAMERRERTRSEREWDRDKVKDFGKEDKDRTRRSRSRERRRRERGKSKEKRTEKKDKPEEPPVKLLDDLFHKTKAAPCIYWLPLTDEQATQRALERAERIKEREKRRKELQEEEDKKQEERKERAKGRDREGGNAGVVRCSTEGERDRGKERERERGREAEKRRDGHRGHGSDSKTAGGSRRSQSRSNTSRDRRH is encoded by the exons ATGGCGGAGCTCGAGGATGTTACGTTGGACGGCAAACCGCTTCATTCGCTCCGTGTAGCGGATTTAAAAGCCGCCCTGGAGCAGAGAGGGCTCGCCAAAAGTGGACAGAAAAATGCACTTATCAAACGGCTGAAAGGG GCTCTTATGTTGGAGAATCTCCAACGAACATCTACTCAACACATTGGTCTTCAGCCCAACTCTCAG ATCGGAGAGGAGATGAGTCAGAACAGCTTTATAAAGCAGTATCTGGCCAAACAGCAGGAGCTCCTCCGACAGAGACTGGAGAGAGAAGCCCGAGAGGCCACTGAGGCAGATG AGACACAGAGTCCTGCTGGCCCTGAGAAGGATGAACACACGTCAACCAAAGATGGCACTTCCTTTCTGCCAGAGAAA CATCACATCATGCACTCTCATCTGTCTGCAACCCAGGCAGGTGGAGGAGGGTTGCCACAGGACCCTGGGTTACTGGGATCACATAGGTTGGATACAGGCCCTGTTCCAGTGTCTCAAGAGTCAGCTGACACTAAAGCTGGAAGGATATGGCATCCTTCTTTCCCTCCTGGTCATGAGGAGGTCGCAACACCCTCTCCTCCACGTGCAGTTGCCTCCTTGTCTGTGCGCGTGGTTGGACAACCTGAGCGTCAAGGCCTGCCCCTCATGATGCCCCGTTCCCAAGAGCGAGAGGGAACGGCCCCGGTCGAGGCAGGTCCTGCCCATTCAGTGTTGCAGCTCAGCCGTTCCGCGAGGGCCGCAGCTTGTGCTCAAGTTGATAGTGATGAcagtgatgaggatgatgatgacagTGATGACGATAATGAGTGGGGTCCTACCTCACGTGTAAAAAAGAGCATCCAGACTCCTCCTGTTCACACTCCACCAGCTGCAGCCCCCCAACGGTCCCGCCGAAAGCTTCAGCCACCACAGCACATCCCTCCCCAGCCTCAACCAGTCCACCAGCCGCCTCTGCAGCTCCGTCAACCTACTCCTCCCCCATCCCCACCTCCAGAGCTCTCTTTCCCACTCCCCGACACTCCCAAACAAAGCCCACATGACCAAGATGAGCCAGCGGGCCCAGCAGAAGGTGCTGCTCCAGGGGAAGGCATGGTCTCTCCTCCATCCCTCAAAAGACAGGAGTCCAGCTCCAGTTCTAGATCCAGCAGCCCAGAACCCCCATCCACACGCAGACCCGGACCACTTAGCCTGCTGGTCCGCAAAATGGAATCTGAGGGTATGTTTGATGGTGCACAGAAGGTAGAGATGGAGGGAGAAGGAGAGATGGAAGTTGAAAAGCAGGAAGATGGTGAAGCAAAAGTGCAAGACTCAGCTAAGCAGCTTCTCGGGCCGGAGGGGTCTGTGTCAGCACCCACAATACCCCCTGCTCAACAAGATGCTCAAGACTCTGAGttggaggagaggagagatgagAAAAAAAGTGAGGAAAATGAGAAAGTGGATGAAATTTCTGCACCATTCCATTTGACGTCACCCACCACTTTCCCACCTAGAAGTCCACACATTTTCTCAGAGGTTCCACCACCTGATTCACTTACGTCATCCTCTAAACCTGAGCAGGCGTCAGTTCTCGCATCAGGGCTGAAGTGCTCTGAAGATATTGCTATGGAGACAGAAGCCTCTACAACAACGTCTGAATCAAAAAAACACGAGGAAGACAAAGAAGTGAAAGTTCTAGAGAAAAAGCCACCTAAACCAGCAGAAGAAAGTGGAAAGGCCCTAAAATCTCCACACTCTATATCTAAAGAAGGAAAAATAGATGAAACAAAAGACCGTTCACGGAGAGAAAAAGTTAGTCAACGATGCTCATCAACGCCAAGCCAGTCATCATCATCTGACTCTGACTCAGAATCATCATCCTCTCGTTCTTCAAGCTGTCCTTCACAGGATAAATCCAGCCCACCCAGCAAACAGAAG GACGAGGAAGAGAACAGAAGAGAAGATgttcaagaaaaagaaaaggctcaatctTCAAG GGAGGTAAAGCAGGAAGCTCTCTCTGAGCCTGCAGGCCAAGTTGCTATGGAACTGGAGGGCCGCTCTCATTCAGAGAGTGCTATGCAGCAGTCTGACCAACAGGGGGCAGATACCAGCAACACCCGCCCAGAGGAG AGCTCCGCCGTAAAATCATTTGCTGCCCGCAAGATCTCCCTGAGTA GTAAAACGGAAATAGCGTCGTCTGAGGCAGAGCCAGTGGGTGGAGCCAGCAGGAAAAGAAGGTGGGGTTCTAGTACAGCAGTCACTGCCAAGAAGCCGTCAATCAGTATCACCACTGAATCGCTGAAG ACATTAATTCCAGACATCAAGCCCCTACAGGAGGTGGTGGTCGAACTGCACCCAGATGAGGGGCGTCTCTCTGGAGATGAGGACTCATCCAGGCCTCGTGAGCGAGAGGAACCAGAGGAGGATCAGGGCCTCAAGATCAGACGCACAGTGACACAG ATTGTTCCATCTGATGGACACGAGAATGGGCAGAAAGAaatggaggaggaggatgaagaagagCAGAAGTGGACTAaaggagagacagaaaaacaaaggAAGCAGGAGAGCTCCCCTGACGCTTCCATGGAAATACAGGACGGTGAGTCCAAGAAAG tcaCTCCCAGTGATTCTTTGGTGCGCCGCTCCATCAGTCAGCAGAAATCAGGCGTGTCCATAACTATTGATGATCCCATACGGACGGGTCGCCAGCTCTCTCCTCCTCGCGGAAAAACCTCCAACATAATACACGTCTACAACCTG GTGCGACCTTTCACCTTGGGGCAGTTGAAGGAGTTGTTAAATCGGACCGGTAAATTGGTGGAGGAGGGTTTCTGGATCGATAAGATCAAATCTCACTGCTATGTCACA TACTCCACTGTAGAGGAAGCTGTGGCCACTCGAGAAGCACTGCATGGTGTGAAATGGCCTACAAGTAATCCCAAAGTACTACGTGTGGATTTTTGCGAGCAGGATGAG TTGGACTTCCATAAAGGTCTCGTGTCCAGTGAGCGTGCAGTTGAAGGTCATGACCCTCACGCCTCAGGAACGTCAGCCCGCCCTGCCGCCCATCACCCACTTCCACCTGCAAATCACGAAAAAGAGAAggaacgagagagagagcgagaaggaGGAGCTTTAGCTGTGAGAGACCAGTGGGCAGAGAGGGAAAGAGcgatggagaggagagagaggactCGTTCTGAGCGGGAGTGGGACCGGGATAAAGTCAAGGACTTCGGCAAGGAAGACAAAGACAGAACAAGAAGGTCACGATCACGGGAGCGAAGACGCAGAGAGAGAGGCAAGAGCAAAGAAAAGAGAACAGAGAAGAAAG ATAAACCAGAAGAGCCTCCTGTAAAGCTTCTTGATGACCTGTTCCACAAAACTAAAGCAGCTCCCTGTATATACTGGTTACCCCTCACAGACGAACAG GCAACACAAAGAGCTCTAGAGCGTGCTGAGCGCATAAAGGAGCGAGAGAAGAGGAGGAAGGAACTCCAGGAGGAAGAGGACAAAAAACAAGAAGAACGGAAAGAGCGAGCAAAAGGTCGTGACAGAGAGGGTGGGAATGCAGGTGTTGTGAGATGTTCGACTGAGGGAGAGCGAGACCGagggaaggaaagagagagagaaaggggcaGAGAGGCAGAAAAGAGGAGAGATGGCCACAGAGGCCACGGTAGCGACTCCAAAACCGCAGGGGGGAGCAGACGCTCACAGAGCCGTAGCAACACCTCCAGAGACAGACGACACTGA